One window of Mesorhizobium loti R88b genomic DNA carries:
- a CDS encoding ISNCY-like element ISMlo5 family transposase gives MRQERTVQSSVFDLFAGHEIGCELKAMSQWLDGHRELLSLVTRDLRRHDLKETGREGLPAEAVLRCALLKQHRQLSYQELAFHLEDSASFRAFARLPWGWSPKKSVLHKTISAIQAPTWEEINKVLLASAGREKLEGGKVVRVDSTVTAALVHEPSDSSLLWDAVRVMVRLLQHADALGSAIPWHDHCRAAKKRSRSIEYTRGRPKRVKHYRELLRITRTTLGYLQQAAEQLTLAACPAVELWQAQVRHYRPLIERIIAQTERRVLAGEPVPAGEKLVSLFEPHADIIVKGSRDVDYGHKINLTTGRSGLILDLVIEAGNPADSERLLLMLERHIAFYGEPPRQAAADGGYASRPNLRQAKAWGVRDMAFHKKSALRIEDMVSSRWVYRKLRNFRAGIEASISCLKRAYGLARCTWRGLNHFKAYVWSSVVAYNLALFTRLRSN, from the coding sequence ATGCGCCAAGAACGCACCGTCCAATCCAGTGTATTTGATCTTTTCGCCGGACACGAGATCGGCTGTGAATTGAAAGCCATGTCGCAATGGCTGGACGGGCATCGCGAGCTTTTGAGCCTGGTGACGCGGGACCTGCGCCGGCACGATCTCAAGGAGACCGGCCGCGAGGGCCTGCCGGCGGAGGCTGTGCTGCGCTGCGCGCTGCTCAAGCAGCACCGCCAACTAAGCTATCAGGAACTGGCCTTTCACTTGGAGGATTCCGCCTCGTTCCGGGCTTTTGCCCGGCTGCCATGGGGGTGGAGCCCAAAGAAATCAGTCCTGCACAAGACGATCAGCGCGATCCAAGCGCCGACCTGGGAAGAAATCAACAAAGTACTGCTGGCAAGCGCCGGGCGAGAGAAGCTGGAAGGCGGCAAGGTCGTGCGCGTGGACAGCACCGTCACCGCCGCACTCGTCCACGAGCCGAGCGACAGCAGCCTGTTATGGGACGCTGTGCGGGTGATGGTGCGGCTGTTGCAGCACGCGGATGCACTGGGCAGCGCCATCCCATGGCACGATCACTGCCGCGCGGCGAAGAAGCGGTCCCGGTCGATCGAATATACCCGCGGCCGCCCGAAACGGGTGAAGCACTACCGCGAGCTGCTCAGGATCACACGCACCACCTTGGGCTATCTCCAGCAGGCGGCTGAGCAGCTGACCCTGGCGGCGTGCCCGGCCGTTGAACTGTGGCAGGCCCAAGTCCGCCATTACCGGCCGCTGATCGAGCGGATCATCGCCCAGACCGAACGGCGGGTCCTGGCAGGCGAACCGGTCCCGGCCGGCGAGAAGCTGGTGAGCCTGTTCGAGCCGCATGCCGATATCATCGTCAAGGGCAGCCGCGACGTCGATTATGGTCACAAGATCAATCTGACGACCGGTCGCAGCGGACTGATCCTCGATCTCGTCATCGAAGCGGGCAACCCAGCCGACAGCGAGCGTCTGCTGCTAATGCTGGAGCGCCACATCGCGTTTTACGGCGAGCCGCCGCGTCAGGCGGCGGCCGACGGCGGCTATGCCAGCCGCCCCAATCTGCGCCAGGCCAAGGCTTGGGGCGTGCGCGATATGGCGTTCCACAAGAAGAGCGCCCTCAGGATCGAAGACATGGTCAGCAGCCGCTGGGTCTATCGCAAGCTGCGCAACTTCCGCGCTGGTATCGAGGCCAGCATCTCCTGCCTGAAGCGCGCCTATGGCTTGGCCCGCTGCACCTGGCGCGGGCTCAACCACTTCAAGGCTTACGTCTGGTCCTCGGTGGTCGCTTACAATCTCGCCCTCTTCACCCGCCTCAGATCGAACTGA
- a CDS encoding amino acid ABC transporter permease produces MLYQDTVDSEVLVHRPWFVASIFAAVLAVSLMFNLSGTAFGDLMRPVIGDPLQSGIYGRVAIAFVIAVMFCVNIVLIGFAPLRVQIGIVWAELLLLFLGFFNAFNLNMPFIWEHLPYLITQGVVTTIYVSAVSLIFASIIAMIAAIAKLSSNGFAYALASFYTSFFRGLPLLIQIYLIYLGLPQLGIVINAVPSGILALSLCVGAYMTEIFRAGIQSIDRGQWEASRSIGFGFGLTIRKIILPQALPVIIPPMGNTFIAMLKDSSLVSVLGVWELTFLARTIGQPTFHHMEMLITAAMIYWILSACLEVLQSRLEHHFARSKVR; encoded by the coding sequence TTGCTTTACCAAGATACTGTTGATTCCGAGGTACTAGTCCATCGACCTTGGTTTGTTGCGTCGATCTTCGCCGCCGTGCTCGCAGTTTCTCTGATGTTCAACCTTTCGGGCACAGCGTTCGGCGACCTTATGCGGCCTGTTATCGGCGACCCGCTGCAGAGCGGCATTTATGGGCGTGTCGCAATCGCCTTCGTCATTGCGGTGATGTTCTGCGTCAACATCGTGCTGATCGGGTTTGCCCCCTTGAGGGTGCAGATCGGCATTGTATGGGCCGAGCTGCTGCTGCTGTTTCTCGGCTTCTTCAACGCATTTAACCTTAACATGCCGTTCATCTGGGAGCATCTGCCATACCTGATCACGCAGGGTGTGGTGACCACGATTTATGTTTCGGCAGTTTCACTTATTTTCGCATCAATCATCGCGATGATCGCTGCTATTGCAAAGCTTTCAAGCAATGGCTTCGCCTATGCCCTCGCCAGCTTTTACACCTCGTTTTTCCGCGGTCTGCCGCTTCTTATCCAGATTTACCTGATTTACCTGGGGCTGCCGCAGCTGGGTATCGTGATCAATGCAGTTCCTTCGGGTATATTGGCACTGTCGCTTTGCGTAGGAGCTTATATGACGGAAATCTTCCGCGCGGGTATCCAGAGCATTGACCGCGGCCAATGGGAAGCATCCCGTTCGATCGGCTTTGGCTTCGGCCTTACCATACGCAAGATAATCCTGCCGCAGGCGCTTCCAGTCATCATTCCCCCCATGGGCAACACGTTCATTGCAATGCTGAAAGACAGCTCGCTTGTCTCGGTCCTCGGCGTATGGGAGTTGACATTCCTTGCTCGCACGATCGGCCAGCCGACCTTTCATCATATGGAGATGCTGATAACAGCGGCGATGATCTATTGGATCCTGTCCGCCTGCCTCGAGGTGCTCCAATCACGGCTTGAGCACCACTTCGCAAGGAGTAAAGTGCGATGA
- a CDS encoding amino acid ABC transporter ATP-binding protein: MSADKIIEATHVSKWYGSFRALTDVNLTVRKGERIVICGPSGSGKSTLIRCFNRLEANQEGEIRVNGMLLHNKMRNVTEVRKNVGMVFQHFNLFPHMTVLMNCMAGPMWIKGVPEAQAKQTALKYLERVRIPEQANKYPVQLSGGQQQRVAIARSLCMEPAVMLFDEPTSALDPEMVSEVLETMTSLARDGMTMVCVTHEMGFARAVADRIIFMDKGRIVEEANPNDFFTNPHHERTRLFLSQILSH, encoded by the coding sequence ATGAGTGCTGACAAAATTATCGAAGCGACGCACGTCTCTAAATGGTACGGCAGCTTCAGAGCATTAACTGATGTCAACCTTACCGTCCGCAAAGGCGAACGCATCGTCATCTGTGGTCCCTCCGGCTCGGGCAAGTCCACCTTGATCCGCTGCTTCAACCGGCTCGAAGCGAATCAGGAGGGCGAGATCAGGGTGAATGGGATGCTATTGCACAACAAGATGCGGAATGTGACCGAAGTTCGCAAGAACGTAGGAATGGTATTCCAGCATTTCAATCTGTTCCCTCACATGACTGTGCTGATGAACTGCATGGCGGGCCCAATGTGGATCAAGGGGGTACCCGAAGCCCAAGCTAAACAGACTGCGCTAAAATATCTCGAACGCGTGCGAATTCCAGAACAGGCAAATAAATACCCGGTTCAACTCTCGGGCGGACAGCAGCAGCGCGTGGCCATTGCCCGCTCGCTGTGCATGGAGCCCGCGGTCATGTTATTCGATGAACCTACATCGGCACTTGATCCTGAGATGGTGTCGGAAGTGTTGGAAACCATGACGAGCTTGGCACGCGATGGCATGACCATGGTCTGCGTTACCCACGAGATGGGCTTTGCACGTGCCGTCGCCGATAGGATTATCTTTATGGATAAAGGCCGGATTGTTGAGGAGGCCAATCCGAACGACTTCTTCACCAACCCCCACCATGAACGGACCAGGCTGTTCCTTAGCCAGATCTTGTCGCATTAG
- a CDS encoding IS3 family transposase (programmed frameshift), with product MKRKRFTEEQIIAVLREHEAGAKAGDLARKHAISEATLYNWKAKYGGMDVSDAKRLKALEDENAKLKKLLADQMLEAAALKELLFKKMVGPAARREAVAHLQAVMGLSERRACSIVGADRKMVRYRSCRPPETELRGRLRELANERRRLGYRRLFILLRREGEASGVNRIYRLYREEGLTVRKRRARRRAVGTRAPILVEARPNARWSLDFVHDQFACGRRFRVMNIVDDVTRECLAAIPDTSISGRRVARELTDLISLRGKPDMIVSDHGTEFTSNAILAWSKDHRVEWHYIAPGKPMQNGYIESFNGRMRDELLNESLFFGLDHARCAITEWVEDYNTARPHSSLGYQTPAAFAEVLTATGSNAALDVGFASPPVAQPAPYGVTETVEALIAAG from the exons ATGAAGCGGAAGCGGTTCACGGAAGAACAGATCATTGCGGTTCTGCGCGAGCACGAGGCGGGTGCGAAGGCGGGCGATCTTGCGCGCAAGCACGCGATCAGCGAGGCGACGCTGTATAACTGGAAGGCGAAGTATGGCGGGATGGACGTGTCCGACGCCAAGCGCCTGAAGGCCCTGGAAGACGAGAACGCGAAGCTGAAGAAGCTGCTCGCCGACCAGATGCTGGAGGCGGCGGCGCTGAAGGAGCTCCTGT TCAAAAAAATGGTAGGGCCCGCCGCCAGGCGCGAAGCCGTCGCGCATCTGCAGGCCGTCATGGGTCTGTCGGAACGCCGGGCCTGTTCCATCGTCGGCGCCGATCGGAAGATGGTGCGCTACCGGTCCTGCCGGCCGCCGGAGACAGAGCTGCGCGGCAGGCTTCGCGAGCTCGCCAACGAACGCCGCCGCTTGGGCTATCGGCGGCTGTTCATTCTGCTCCGGCGGGAGGGCGAGGCATCAGGGGTCAACCGCATCTACCGGCTCTACCGCGAGGAGGGACTGACGGTGCGCAAGCGCCGGGCACGGCGACGAGCGGTCGGAACGCGGGCACCGATCCTGGTCGAGGCGAGGCCGAATGCCCGCTGGTCGCTGGACTTCGTGCATGATCAGTTCGCCTGCGGCAGGCGGTTCCGGGTGATGAACATAGTTGATGACGTGACCCGGGAGTGCCTGGCCGCGATCCCCGACACCTCGATCTCCGGTCGCCGAGTGGCACGCGAGCTGACCGATCTGATCAGCCTTCGCGGCAAGCCCGACATGATCGTTTCCGACCATGGCACCGAGTTCACCTCGAACGCCATCCTGGCCTGGTCGAAGGATCACCGTGTCGAATGGCATTACATCGCGCCGGGAAAGCCGATGCAGAACGGCTACATCGAGAGCTTCAACGGCCGGATGCGCGATGAGCTCCTGAACGAGAGCCTGTTCTTTGGCCTCGATCACGCCCGCTGCGCCATAACCGAATGGGTGGAGGACTACAACACCGCGAGGCCTCACTCCTCGCTCGGCTACCAGACCCCGGCGGCGTTCGCCGAGGTCCTCACCGCAACCGGCTCCAACGCTGCGCTCGATGTGGGCTTCGCGTCTCCGCCGGTTGCTCAACCCGCGCCCTACGGCGTAACTGAAACGGTCGAGGCTCTAATCGCCGCTGGATGA
- a CDS encoding ABC transporter substrate-binding protein yields MKKIKMAVTAVLIALTSVAFGPSAHAGEVLDRILTSKTLRVAAGADWGLIAHLDEKNELVGYDIDVAKGIAKYLGVNAEFVTPGWDLIAAGNWAGRWDIGTGQMAPTKARADKFDFSVPYFYDRTVIVVHKDSKATKGSDLEGKKIGVNGGTVAEAYANQTYTPDDPNAAPVPYDFKAGEVKTYGNSTIAFDDLRLGDGVRLDAVITDETFTEGAIKSGYPIKIIDRLFALPAAIPMMKGDKELVEKVSAAIKSMRDDGTLSKLSVKWYGSDHSVAK; encoded by the coding sequence ATGAAAAAGATTAAGATGGCTGTAACAGCGGTGTTAATCGCTCTCACGTCAGTGGCTTTTGGCCCTTCGGCTCACGCGGGAGAGGTTCTGGATCGCATCCTTACCTCTAAAACCCTCAGGGTTGCTGCGGGTGCCGATTGGGGGCTAATTGCTCACCTGGACGAAAAGAACGAACTAGTCGGCTACGATATCGATGTTGCCAAAGGAATTGCGAAGTATTTGGGCGTAAACGCTGAATTTGTAACGCCCGGCTGGGACTTGATTGCGGCCGGTAACTGGGCAGGTCGGTGGGACATTGGTACAGGACAAATGGCACCTACCAAGGCTCGCGCGGATAAGTTCGATTTCTCTGTGCCATACTTCTACGACCGCACGGTGATTGTCGTCCACAAGGATAGCAAGGCAACAAAAGGTTCCGATCTTGAGGGCAAGAAGATTGGCGTAAACGGTGGAACTGTTGCAGAAGCTTATGCAAACCAAACCTACACGCCGGATGACCCCAATGCGGCGCCCGTTCCCTACGATTTCAAAGCTGGCGAGGTCAAAACGTATGGCAATTCGACTATCGCCTTTGATGATCTTCGACTGGGCGATGGCGTCCGTCTCGACGCTGTCATTACAGACGAAACCTTCACGGAAGGTGCAATCAAGTCAGGTTATCCAATCAAGATTATCGATAGGCTCTTTGCCTTGCCTGCGGCAATCCCGATGATGAAGGGCGATAAAGAACTGGTAGAAAAGGTCTCTGCCGCGATCAAAAGCATGAGGGATGACGGGACACTGTCGAAGCTATCAGTGAAGTGGTATGGATCGGACCACTCTGTCGCGAAGTAA